The proteins below are encoded in one region of Pseudonocardia sp. DSM 110487:
- a CDS encoding CGNR zinc finger domain-containing protein, whose amino-acid sequence MHRLAHAAIGLLGDATELQRLHQCAACRWLFLDHSRGAGRRWCSMADCGTEAKKRRYVARRRELMAARAPRPAGGTPG is encoded by the coding sequence GTGCACCGACTGGCGCACGCGGCCATCGGTCTTCTCGGCGACGCGACCGAGCTGCAACGGCTGCACCAGTGCGCTGCATGCCGCTGGTTGTTCCTCGACCACTCGCGCGGTGCCGGCCGGCGCTGGTGCTCGATGGCCGACTGCGGAACGGAGGCCAAGAAGCGCCGCTACGTGGCGCGGCGCCGCGAGCTCATGGCCGCGCGCGCACCACGACCAGCGGGAGGAACGCCTGGGTGA